One window from the genome of Musa acuminata AAA Group cultivar baxijiao chromosome BXJ1-4, Cavendish_Baxijiao_AAA, whole genome shotgun sequence encodes:
- the LOC135586233 gene encoding pathogenesis-related protein PRB1-3-like yields MGSSNHASALVVCALALAMACTAVAQNTQQDAVGAHNSARAAVGVGPVSWDDDIASYAQKFANKRVADCQLVHSGGPYGENLFWGTGGAYTLTDAVNAWIAEKQYYDYESNSCADGQVCRHYTQVVWQNTTAIGCARTQCSDGNGIFILCDYSPAGNLVGQRPYEEKAQENNILSLIVLFESSSVLGVRQL; encoded by the exons atggggTCTTCCAACCATGCTTCAGCTTTGGTCGTCTGTGCTTTGGCCTTAGCCATGGCCTGCACCGCCGTAGCACAGAACACCCAGCAAGACGCTGTGGGCGCCCACAACTCCGCCCGGGCCGCTGTCGGCGTCGGTCCTGTGTCATGGGACGACGACATCGCCTCCTATGCTCAGAAGTTCGCCAACAAGCGCGTCGCCGATTGTCAGCTCGTGCATTCCGGCGGGCCTTACGGGGAGAACCTCTTCTGGGGCACCGGCGGAGCCTACACCCTGACCGACGCCGTCAACGCCTGGATCGCGGAGAAGCAGTACTACGACTACGAAAGCAACTCCTGCGCCGACGGTCAGGTATGCCGACACTACACGCAGGTCGTGTGGCAGAACACTACGGCCATCGGCTGCGCTAGGACACAGTGCAGCGACGGCAACGGCATATTTATCCTCTGCGACTATAGCCCTGCGGGCAACCTTGTGGGTCAACGCCCTTATGAGGAGAAGGCACAAGAAAACAATATACTGAG CTTGATCGTCTTGTTCGAGTCGAGTAGTGTTCTTGGTGTGAGACAACTCTGA
- the LOC135672231 gene encoding agamous-like MADS-box protein AGL29 yields the protein MLREKKKTSKGKQRIEMKKIENEEARYISFSKRRNGIFGKASELSTLCGTDLAVLISSPTGKLHSFGSPSVALVVDRFLSTGVDHSSGSVHEQSRRGQTIQDLNHRLMELARRLEDAKAKKAALQERLEAAARGLDCERIDDLEGLGLDELDRLMESLGRLKARANARTEEILTGSSPEPTTVDHVGPWRHGGISTVHSDSDGLGAQCPSIPVLAMTNQFDSAAPRSNPLMETIDFLDINGLFEEF from the coding sequence ATgttgagggagaagaagaagaccagCAAGGGCAAGCAGAGGATAGAGATGAAGAAGATAGAGAACGAGGAAGCCCGCTACATTAGCTTCTCCAAGAGAAGGAATGGGATCTTTGGCAAGGCCAGTGAGCTCTCCACCCTGTGTGGCACAGACTTGGCCGTGCTCATCTCGTCCCCCACGGGGAAGCTCCATTCCTTCGGCAGCCCAAGCGTGGCCCTGGTCGTGGACCGGTTTCTTTCGACCGGGGTGGATCACTCCTCCGGTTCGGTTCACGAACAATCGCGGCGGGGGCAAACGATCCAGGACCTGAATCATCGGCTCATGGAGCTGGCGCGCCGGCTCGAGGACGCAAAAGCCAAGAAGGCGGCGCTCCAGGAGCGGCTCGAGGCGGCGGCTCGGGGTCTGGATTGCGAGCGGATCGATGATTTGGAGGGGTTGGGTTTGGACGAGCTCGATCGGCTTATGGAGTCACTGGGCCGGCTCAAGGCCCGGGCCAATGCCCGGACCGAGGAGATCTTGACGGGCAGCTCTCCCGAGCCGACAACCGTCGATCATGTCGGTCCCTGGCGGCATGGTGGAATCTCCACCGTCCACTCCGATTCGGACGGGTTGGGAGCTCAATGCCCGTCGATCCCGGTTCTTGCCATGACGAACCAATTTGACTCGGCAGCACCGCGATCGAACCCATTGATGGAGACTATCGATTTTTTAGATATTAATGGCTTGTTTGAAGAATTTTAA